One Desulfuromonadales bacterium DNA window includes the following coding sequences:
- a CDS encoding RluA family pseudouridine synthase — protein sequence MEEIRRFTFEPGRSAERLDRFLADSLPELTRSQVKKLIDDGRVLLRGSPAKAGEKLKGGEALAVTLPEAVPAEALPEEIPLRILYEDRHLVVIDKPAGMVVHPAPGHQGGTLVNALLHHCRDLAGIGGELRPGIVHRLDKDTSGVMVAAKDDAALGALARQFKAHSINRRYLALVHGLLPADRGTVDRPIGRHTTERKKMSGKTRSGRRAVTHWRVLRRFEQERLTLVELTLETGRTHQIRVHFSEMSHPVVGDPVYGSSGRTQALTDPALRQRLLSLHRQALHARVLGFIHPATGTYMEFESPVPEDLRAILDYLETKYRLKADG from the coding sequence ATGGAGGAAATCCGCCGATTCACTTTTGAACCGGGCCGCTCTGCCGAGCGGCTCGACCGTTTTCTCGCCGACAGTCTGCCGGAGCTGACCCGCTCACAGGTCAAGAAGCTGATCGATGACGGCCGGGTGCTGCTGCGCGGGTCCCCCGCCAAGGCGGGCGAAAAGCTGAAAGGAGGGGAGGCTCTGGCCGTCACGCTGCCGGAGGCGGTCCCCGCCGAGGCCCTCCCCGAGGAGATTCCCCTCCGTATCCTCTACGAGGATCGACACCTGGTGGTCATCGACAAGCCGGCCGGCATGGTCGTCCATCCCGCCCCCGGCCACCAGGGGGGGACCCTGGTGAACGCGCTGCTGCACCACTGCCGGGACCTCGCCGGCATTGGCGGCGAGTTGCGCCCCGGCATCGTTCATCGCCTCGACAAGGATACCTCCGGGGTCATGGTGGCGGCCAAGGACGACGCGGCGCTGGGCGCCCTGGCCCGGCAGTTCAAGGCGCACAGCATCAACCGGCGCTACCTCGCTCTGGTGCACGGTCTGCTGCCGGCCGACCGGGGGACGGTCGACAGGCCGATCGGCCGGCATACCACCGAGCGCAAGAAAATGAGCGGCAAGACCCGATCCGGCCGGCGCGCGGTCACCCACTGGCGGGTGCTGCGCCGCTTCGAACAGGAGCGGCTGACCCTGGTGGAACTGACCCTGGAGACCGGCCGCACGCACCAGATCCGCGTGCACTTCTCGGAGATGAGCCATCCCGTCGTCGGCGATCCGGTCTACGGCTCCAGCGGCCGTACCCAGGCCCTGACCGATCCGGCCCTGCGCCAGCGGCTGCTCTCGCTGCACCGCCAGGCGCTGCATGCCCGGGTCCTCGGCTTCATCCACCCGGCCACCGGCACCTACATGGAATTCGAGAGTCCGGTGCCGGAAGACCTGCGGGCGATTCTCGATTATCTTGAAACCAAATATCGGCTAAAGGCTGATGGCTAA
- the pgeF gene encoding peptidoglycan editing factor PgeF, translating to MKLARQGKINYLQPAWAQEGTVQAGFTTRNGGVSRPPYNSLNLGYNTDDPRHNVEANRSTLARAFDIDPRLLLTVQQVHGTDILLIDEPNPDLSHFLGVECDAVITDRPGIMIGILVADCFPVLLFDPARRVAASVHVGWRGAAAGLLGKTVKAMQNSFGCRPEQIAAAVGPGIGAHHYEVDRPVRDAFRIGAGDWEKIAAEVALGKWHLDLKRSCQLQLETAGLDPARIEVAAECTCCHKELFFSYRRDSGKTGRQIGFIKMGA from the coding sequence ATGAAACTCGCACGTCAAGGCAAGATCAACTACCTGCAGCCCGCCTGGGCTCAGGAGGGCACCGTCCAGGCCGGCTTCACCACCCGAAACGGCGGCGTCAGCCGGCCCCCCTATAATTCCCTCAACCTCGGCTACAATACCGATGACCCGCGGCACAACGTGGAGGCGAACCGCTCTACCCTGGCCCGCGCCTTCGACATCGACCCGCGCCTTCTGCTGACCGTGCAGCAAGTGCACGGCACCGATATCCTGCTGATCGACGAGCCCAACCCCGATCTTTCCCACTTCCTCGGTGTCGAGTGCGATGCCGTCATCACCGACCGGCCCGGCATCATGATCGGCATCCTGGTGGCGGACTGTTTTCCGGTCCTGCTCTTCGACCCTGCCCGCAGAGTCGCAGCCTCCGTCCATGTCGGCTGGCGGGGAGCGGCGGCGGGACTTCTCGGGAAGACGGTAAAGGCGATGCAGAACAGCTTCGGCTGCCGGCCGGAGCAGATTGCCGCGGCGGTCGGCCCCGGCATCGGCGCGCATCATTACGAAGTCGACCGGCCGGTGCGCGATGCGTTCCGCATCGGCGCCGGCGATTGGGAAAAGATCGCCGCTGAAGTGGCGCTCGGCAAGTGGCATCTCGATCTCAAGCGCAGCTGCCAACTGCAGCTGGAGACGGCCGGCCTCGATCCGGCCCGTATCGAGGTAGCGGCCGAATGCACCTGCTGCCACAAGGAGCTGTTCTTCTCCTACCGTCGGGACAGCGGCAAAACCGGGCGGCAGATCGGCTTCATCAAGATGGGCGCATGA
- a CDS encoding translation initiation factor, whose protein sequence is MSGKSTRLTGGTGWGITRECPGCGRPQTACNCPATAAVALPPAKQLARLRLERRCGKSVTVVAGLVLSEAELKGLLKELKARCGAGGTAKDGDLEIQGDQRESVRDFLTAKGFRCKGG, encoded by the coding sequence ATGAGCGGCAAGTCGACCCGGCTGACCGGCGGCACCGGCTGGGGGATCACCCGGGAATGCCCCGGCTGCGGTCGCCCGCAAACCGCCTGCAACTGCCCGGCGACCGCTGCCGTCGCGCTGCCGCCCGCAAAACAGCTCGCCCGTCTGCGCTTGGAGAGACGCTGCGGCAAGTCGGTTACGGTGGTGGCCGGGCTGGTGCTGTCCGAAGCCGAGCTGAAAGGCTTGCTCAAGGAGCTCAAGGCCCGTTGCGGCGCCGGCGGAACAGCCAAGGATGGCGATCTCGAAATTCAGGGGGACCAGCGCGAGAGCGTGCGGGACTTCCTGACCGCGAAGGGTTTCCGCTGCAAGGGGGGGTGA